One Xiphophorus hellerii strain 12219 chromosome 1, Xiphophorus_hellerii-4.1, whole genome shotgun sequence DNA segment encodes these proteins:
- the ggt7 gene encoding glutathione hydrolase 7 gives MHNPAPEAVAAYPGGSGVDKDANPETTLGSAYSPVDYMSITSFPRLPEDDVTSGENTLKSRKEDDNVLSEQDTDPDLFLKSARLQRLPSSASDLAGHDVASLRETTIDPFTEDCACQRDGLTVIITACLTFATGVTVALIMQIYFGDPQVFNQGAVVTDVAQCTSLGFEVLGKQGSSVDAAIAAALCLGIVHPHTSGIGGGGVMLVHNIRKNETRVIDFRETAPSAIQEDMLLSNLDLKSGLLVGVPGMLSGMHQAHQLYGRIPWKDVVSMAADVARNGFNVTHDLAEAVNKVKNKNVSGAFRDLFLPNGQAPVSGQFTRRLDLADILDAVADKGISEFYTGKLAQEMVAAVKAKDGVLMEKDFGDYSTVIQRPVETTYQGHHIMAAPAPHAGVGLITALNILEGYNITSQVPRSSTYHWIAEAVKIALALSSGLGDPMFNDSVSEIVDKMLSKPEASQLRKMINDSQAFSVNHYTSSFPMKDGAAAAQVMVMGPDDHIVSVVSSLNKPFGSRIVTSSGILLNSQILDFSWPNETLSSSPNPHNLIEARKRPMSFLMPTVVRPAVGLCGTYVAVGSSNGEKALSGITQVLMNVLSLRKNMSDSLAYGRLHPQLEDNILLVDAEFLKDDVELLEAKGHNVEWRDVLSLVEGTRRTNDLITGVKDPRSADASALTMSNMP, from the exons ATGCACAACCCTGCTCCAGAAGCTGTGGCAGCCTATCCGGGTGGAAGTGGGGTGGACAAGGATGCCAACCCGGAGACAACCTTGGGGAGCGCCTACTCTCCGGTGGACTACATGAGCATCACCAGCTTCCCCCGGCTGCCGGAGGATGATGTGACTTCTGGAGAAAACACCCTGAAATCCCGCAAAGAAGATGACAACGTCCTGAGCGAGCAAGACACAG ACCCAGATCTGTTTCTGAAGTCGGCGCGCCTGCAGCGCCTCCCGTCCTCGGCCTCAGACTTGGCCGGCCACGATGTCGCCTCGCTGCGGGAGACCACTATTGACCCTTTCACAGAGGACTGCGCCTGTCAGCGGGACGGGCTGACGGTCATAATCACGGCCTGTCTCACCTTCGCTACCGGGGTCACTGTTGCCCTCATCATGCAGATCTACTTTGGCGATCCGCAG gtcTTTAACCAGGGAGCGGTGGTGACAGATGTAGCTCAGTGTACATCTCTGGGGTTTGAGGTTTTGGGGAAGCAGGGGTCCAGTGTGGATGCTGCCATcgctgctgctctctgtttgGGAATTGTACACCCTCACACCTCTGGCATTGGGGG TGGTGGCGTTATGTTGGTGCACAACATTCGTAAGAATGAGACAAGAGTGATTGACTTCAGAGAGACGGCGCCATCTGCCATTCAGGAGGACATGCTGCTCTCAAACCTTGACCTTAAA tcaggGTTGCTAGTGGGAGTTCCAGGGATGCTCAGTGGGATGCATCAGGCTCACCAGCTCTATGGAAG GATACCATGGAAGGATGTTGTTTCCATGGCAGCAGATGTAGCCAGAAATGGATTCAACGTTACTCACGATCTGG CGGAAGCTGTGAATAAAGTGAAGAATAAGAACGTGTCGGGTGCATTTCGGGATTTGTTCCTCCCCAACGGTCAGGCTCCAGTTTCCGGACAGTTCACCCGACGTCTTGATTTAGCAGACATTTTGGACGCGGTTGCAGACAAAGGAATATCAGAGTTCTACACTGGGAAGCTGGCACAGGAAATGGTGGCTGCA GTGAAGGCAAAAGATGGCGTGCTGATGGAGAAAGACTTTGGAGACTACAGCACTGTCATACAACGGCCAGTGGAAACCACCTATCAAG GACATCATATCATGGCCGCCCCGGCCCCACATGCAGGTGTTGGATTGATCACTGCACTCAATATTCTTGAAGGCTACAATATTACGAGCCAAGTGCCCAGAAGTAGCACCTACCACTGGATTGCAGAG GCTGTGAAGATAGCATTGGCCCTTTCTAGTGGACTGGGAGACCCTATGTTTAACGATTCTGTCTCAGAGATTGTTGATAAGATGCTGAG TAAACCAGAGGCTTCCCAGCTCCGAAAGATGATCAATGACTCCCAAGCTTTCTCTGTCAACCATTACACTTCATCATTTCCAATGAAGGACGGTGCAGCAGCTGCACAGGTTATGGTTATGGGCCCAGATGACCACATTGTGTCAGTCGTCAG ctcaCTAAATAAACCATTCGGCAGTAGGATAGTGACTTCGTCAGGTATTCTTCTAAATAGCCAGATCCTGGACTTTTCGTGGCCTAATGAAACACTGAGCTCATCACCTAACCCT CATAACCTCATTGAGGCTAGAAAAAGACCCATGTCCTTCCTGATGCCCACAGTGGTGAGGCCAGCCGTGGGATTATGCGGCACATATGTGGCCGTTGGATCTTCCAACGGAGAGAAGGCCCTCAGCGGCATCACACAG GTACTTATGAATGTTCTCTCTTTGCGCAAAAATATGAGTGACAGTTTAGCGTATGGCAGACTCCACCCACAGCTGGAGGACAACATACTCCTGGTGGACG CTGAGTTTTTAAAGGACGATGTGGAGCTGCTGGAGGCAAAAGGGCACAATGTCGAATGGAGGGACGTTCTTTCGTTGGTGGAGGGAACACGGAGAACCAATGATCTCATCACCGGGGTGAAAGATCCCCGCAGTGCTGATGCCTCCGCCCTCACTATGTCCAACATGCCTTAG